One segment of Heptranchias perlo isolate sHepPer1 unplaced genomic scaffold, sHepPer1.hap1 HAP1_SCAFFOLD_66, whole genome shotgun sequence DNA contains the following:
- the LOC137318185 gene encoding erythroblast NAD(P)(+)--arginine ADP-ribosyltransferase-like: MLALSVSEKNEKNVIHLDMAPNSAAYIFTQSPESDEVAINDIQEERKNNPTFDALWRFCDHSMTCKVPSGLKREHMVAVYIYTRMSGEGKVFDKMFNEAVRRYGATDSIYAENFNFKSFHYLLSTALQKLRVDLGNKPFHTYGVIRKQVWGVEDATVRLGSFAVSWRNVQDALGVIDKTQKTNTMFEITTNYGVPIYCCSILPIEFMILIPPYEVFRVGKISSMEHGTNIQLTGDGLQGTNVKVEKGEGGKLVVVRSAGATISALGGLWILAALVSISV; the protein is encoded by the coding sequence ATGCTTGCTCTCAGCGTCAGCGAAAAGAACGAGAAAAATGTCATCCATCTGGACATGGCACCAAATTCTGCAGCTTACATATTCACCCAGAGTCCGGAATCAGATGAAGTCGCAATTAACGACATCCAGGAAGAGAGGAAGAATAATCCAACgtttgatgcactttggaggttTTGTGATCATAGCATGACATGCAAGGTGCCGAGTGGACTGAAAAGAGAGCATATGGTAGCGGTTTATATCTATACTCGGATGTCCGGTGAGGGAAAGGTGTTCGACAAAATGTTCAATGAAGCCGTTAGGCGGTACGGAGCTACCGACTCAATCTACGCGGAGAATTTCAACTTCAAAAGTTTTCATTATCTTCTATCCACTGCCCTCCAAAAACTAAGAGTCGATTTGGGCAATAAACCATTTCACACTTACGGAGTGATTCGCAAACAGGTTTGGGGTGTGGAAGACGCAACGGTCCGACTTGGATCCTTTGCTGTTTCATGGCGAAATGTACAGGATGCGCTTGGCGTCATTGACAAGACCCAAAAAACGAACACGATGTTCGAGATAACCACAAATTACGGTGTCCCAATCTATTGCTGTTCGATTCTACCTATAGAATTCATGATCCTGATTCCACCTTACGAGGTGTTTCGAGTCGGAAAGATATCTTCCATGGAACATGGCACTAATATTCAACTCACTGGGGACGGGTTGCAGGGAACGAATGTAAAGGTGGAAAAGGGCGAAGGTGGGAAGCTAGTGGTGGTGCGGAGTGCGGGGGCTACAATTTCAGCATTAGGCGGATTGTGGATTCTGGCAGCGCTGGTTTCCATCTCGGTGTAA